The genomic DNA GGTATACATTCCATCTCTTGTCTATGTAACACCTAAATTATAATTCCATGCAATGTAACCCCTGTTCATCCCAGGAGTGTCAAGCAGCAATAAATGTTCAATAAAAACTCCAAATTGGGACAATCTGTACATCAAAAGATTGatcaattcatttaaatttcaatccattttatttgtatcgcGATTTTTACAGAAGAGTGTCATGAATACGCTTTACAAGAATGACAgggcaaaaaggaaaagggcaaaCACCATGGCAGAGCCACAAAATAGCAAATACCTTGGGGAGAAATACCCTCAAACAGGGGCATGACAAAGCTCCCCAGTGGGAAGAAATGTCAGGATGAATCAGGCTGCAGAGGGATCGGGTAACATTTGGTGTCCATTGTCATACATTAATTTGTAGCGGTAACAAAATCTTGTATCACATTTAGTTTTACATAATCACTCAATTGTACATCAGACGGTTGGTCTGTAGGCCtaatcatttttttaagttttttgttcatttttggtgCTGTGACAGTGATAGCAAATGTGAAGAAAATGTGTCCTAACATTGGTTAGAATTTACGGTTCTTGTCTCTTACATTTGCAACTGACTGAAAACTTACCTGTTCAGCAAACCCTCAAGTTTGAGCTGTTATTCCTGGTTGAATAATTGTGCTTATGCTGCTTTTGACTGTCAATGTGATCAATTTGACCTATGTCTTTAGTCAGCCTCTTGCACTTTCCTGCACACTGTAAGGTAGTATTTTAGGTTGGTGTAATAGGTACTGCAGTCACTGAAAACACTGTCATGACCCTCCTAACTTGGTATTATGTCTGCACTTTTGTACGCATGTTTGCATCTGCTAAACGCCTAAGAGTAATATAAATGTCTATTTATCTAACCGACTAGATTTAATTGCTTAAACGCTCACTGTACTGGGTCTAATATTCacattttggcatttataagatgctcttatccagagcaacgtacactAAGTAAACGGGTAACGTACTGCTTTTGTGACTcgctcattaaaaatgaatagggTTTTGAGCGCCCGTCTGCAATGGTGTCAGCGATTGCTTACAGCCGAGCGTTTGTGTGACAGCATGCTGAACATGGAGGAGGCTCCGtggacagaggaggaggaggaggccgccGAACACCCCTACTACAACAACATCCCGGGGAAGAtgccaccaccagggggcttcATAGACACGCGGCTCAAACACCCGACGTCTGCTCCGGCAGAGGGCGCCCAGGTGCAGGAACGCTCACCGTGACGCTGTGGCATCCACACAAACAGACTGAGCGATtcgtgttttttttcatttcttctttCACTGTTTGATAGTGATTCATGTGCATTACGTAGGCATTGGTGCACAGGTTGTACAGTGAACAGattctcgtgtgtgtgtgtgtgtgtgtgtgtgagaattcTCGAGGTGACAtgtgcatttttattaaatccTCTCGCAGTAATGGAATAGATTGGTATACACCAGAGAAACCTAAGCTCCATCAGTAGTAATAAtgatcataaaaataataatatcctTTTTTTCTAGTTGTATTGCAAACAAGGCAACCAAGACTAAGATTTGAGTCTTTGAATTCATTTTAAACCCATGGTAAAAATAGAGAAACACTGTCAGTCTTTTTTGGATTACTTCTGTATTCCTAGTTATTATCAAAAATGATAGTTGCAAGAACTGCAATGATCTCTTATTTAAATCCCTTGAATTATAATGTTGTTTGAGTGCCGATTGCCATGTTGTGCTAACATTACTAAATaacttgattattatttttcatagtgTTGCCATGTATATTCACATGCCTTATTGTAAAACACATTTTGGGGAAACAGAAGTACATTTGTTACACTCTTTGTAACAGTGCAAGCAAAATGTGTAAGAAGGGCACGTCTGAATATGCTTCTTCTCCTGGCCGCTGGCCCTAGCAGTCCAGTCCGGTGGTTGGACCAGACCAAACATACTACCAGGGCAGACACTGTGGGGAGAGCTGGGCTGAGGAACGGAGATCCTTGCCCGTTCGGCAGGGTAAGTGTTTTCCTGGCAAGAGAAGTCCAGTCTGGATCCAGTGCACAGAAACCAAGGCAATTTGGAATAGAAATAAGAATGAGTGAAGTTGACAAgtaatgttcatgaaaccagacTGAGGCTTTTGCTAAACGTTTGTGATGTTGTGACCAAACAAAAccgttgctcttctgcatgatATAAACGTTGGGCTATGAGAGACGAGGCGTTGCATGGGTGTGAACCATTTTTGCTAAATGTATTCCTTCTCGTTTTAGATTTTTCGGCTTAGATACTGTTGAGGCATATCCCCTACGTTCTTTAATTCTGTGTTTGACATTACTTAGTATTCTATTCTTGGAACTACTACACACAGCTTAAGGGATTGTATTTGaaactttatatttttatactgtCTGACTTAAtctgaatgaataaattatagCAGCGCTGCTGAACTCTACGTCGTTTgggctacagtgtctgcaggtatttgcccCGTCTGTGTGCTACCCCACCTACGTTAGCTGagaaggtaagagcagttgtctggcagtcggagggttgccggttcaatcccaccctgtgtgtgtcgaagtgtccctgagcaagacacctaacccccgaatgctcctgatgagctggttggtgcctttgaatggcagccaatcaccgttgatgtgtgaatgtgtgtatgaatgggtgaacgaagcatcgattgtacagcgctttggataaaggcactatattaaagccaaccatttacctcatttcacaatttttacctgcttggttcagataatgacGTGGACGTGGAGCTGAGTAGCGCTGctataatgtattcattaacaTTAAGTAATATATGGTTTCAGGTGTAAGGGGTAAGGGGTGAGAGATCATCATGTTTTCAATGGGAAATGTCCTCAATGAAGACAAATAGTAGCTCAAATAACATGGACCTAAGTAAGGTTAAGAACAGTATTGACGTGGAGTTGAGTGACGCTGCTTTATAGCTCTTGTGTTCTTGCGTGATCTTCAGTGGATCTGCACAGTATCTCACACTCTGGCGTCTTCTCATTTTCGTCCGCGTGCAGGTTCCAGTGACATATACAGTCTACCTGAGGGCAAAAGTCAAGTACCAAAAACGGGGGACGCCCCCACGTACGTGAACACCCAGCACATCGACGTGCAGGTGCTGGCAGCCCTGCAGACGGAGTCTGACGCGGTGACGGACCCGTCCGGGGGGGGGCCCAAAGACAGCCCCCGGAAAGATCTGTTCGATATGAGTAAGAACCGCCAGCCGACCGaactcacattacattacattacattacattattggcatttggcagacgctcttatccagagcgacgtacagttgattaggctaagcaggagacaatcctcccctggagcaatgcagggttaagggccttgctcaagggccccagcggctgtgcggatcttattgtggctagaccgggattagaaccacaaaccttgcgtgtcccagtcctttaccttaaccactacgctacagtcacgCGGCGCAATCACAGAGGTGTGACGGCTATTGTTTCTGCATGCTCACCCCACTGCTTTGTATTAATGTCGTTACAGCAAGAGGACAAAAGggatgattctttttttttttttttcagctctttCTTGCTTTTAAATTtagttcagtcagacaactcacgATTAATttagcaatatttattgaggtttaatgtaagTGCAAACTGTGTTGGCGTCGGGTCTGCCTCTCATCGCTCCCTTGCTGGGGTGGTGCAGAGCTCACCGGTGGATTGCTGGGGTGGTGCAGAGCTCACCGGTGGATTGCTGGAGTGGTGCAGAGCTCACCGGTGGATTGCTGGGGTGGTGCAGAGCTCACCGGTGGATTGCTGGAGTGGTGCAGAGCTCACCGGTGGATTGCTGGGGTGGTGCAGAGCTCACCGGTGGATTGCTGGGCTGGTGCAGAGCTCACCGGTGGATGCCGGGGTGGTGGTGGCAGCACAAAAGATTTAAGGCATGAATTAGGAATAGCAGGATTCCAAAGCAGGCAGTGCAGCAGAATGAGccgggcagcagggcagctttgtACGATTGCATCAGGGCAGATAGCATGGCAGAGCGTGGGAAATGAGAAAGGGCCTTAACGGGTAAGGTGCCCCTCCCATTaggggcggcctgcagcgtagtggttaaggtaaaggactgggacacgcaagatcggtggttctaatccacaaataagatccgcacagccgttgggcccttgagcaaggcccttaaccctgcattgctccaggggaggattgtctcctgcttagtctaatcgactgtacgtcactctggataagagcgtctaacAAATGACGATGACGCTGATGacgctgatgatgatgatgatgatgtataATTCAGAAGTTAATATGTACTGCACATGCGGTTGAGTGTGCTTCCTTCATGGGCTTAATGCCGGCTCTTTGCTTGTTACTCTGTTACTCGCTAATTGAATAAGCGCTCCGTTGTTTCGGCTGAGGCATCGATTGCCGGGGAGCGCTCGAGCCTTCCGGGACGCAGTTACGCGGTGGGGGAACATAGACCTTCCCGTTCTCCCCCAGAGCCCTTCGAGGACGCCATCCTCACCCAGGCGCCGGTGCCGGCGCTGAGCAAGGTGGCCTCCGTGGACAACTGCAGCCCGCTCCTGGTGCGGGCGGCGGCCTCCCGGGCCCTGGAGGAGCTGGGCGGGCAGCCCTGGTACCACGGGGAGATGAGCCGCAAGGAGGCGGAGAGGCTGCTGCGCGACGACGGGGACTTCCTGGTGCGGAAGAGCGCCACCAACCCGGGCTCCTACGTCCTGACGGGCATGCACAACGGCCAGATCAAGCACCTCCTGCTGGTGGACCCCAAGGGCACGGTGAGCACGCTGCGTTCCGGGCTCCGCTGCTCCTCCTCCGCAGCCCAAACCGCGTCTCTCGACCAGACGCCACCTCGACCCCCTGCTGTGGGCCGGCTGACGCAGGTCACATTCACCAGGAAACACGATCAACatcgattattattattatttttatcagaGTAACCTGCCTAAAATGTAGCTGAAGTGATACGCGGTATGAAAGATCTCCAGGGTTGGTTCAACACCATATGTGCATGTTAAAATTGACCATTCTACTttatattgaataataataaagtgaGACATTCAGATTTAGACCTCAGACCTATCCTCATTCCTGAAGTGTCGTTGTTTTTCTCATGACATTCATTGATTGTGTTTGTCCATGTAGCAGTAAATTGGTATTTTCCTTTTCACATGTCCTACAACTGTTTTCTCTATTAGCTCAATTTTAGTGCCGTAGAACCTGGGGATCGGTctgaattctgaaatgttctgcaaaacacacaaatttGAAGAATTTGAACGACATATTTGGAAAGTCTTACTTCATTTATTATTCTGTATAAAGTAGAATGGTTAATGTTAACTCAGAGTAAATATGAGCCCTGTTGGTAGCTATTGTCTACTccgttagagttgaattaacgcTGGAGTTTTTTAATACTCTGTATTACTTCAGCTATATTTTAAGCTGGTTACTCTTCCGCTATCACTCGCTATGTTAATAAGTAATAATCAAACAACTGGTAAGTGGATCCTCAGTGGCTCTTcatttattataaaatgtatagatTATCTTAGTCATCCTTTCTCATACAGAAAGGTGAGCATTAAATGGAATGAAATAACACTTTACCTTTctaaaaacaggaaattaacTTCTCCTTCTATTATTGTTCTGGGTCTATTCAGaatcattacatttttgagAGTAGCACATATTCCAGAGAGAAATGTATTTCGACAAAAGCAATGGTACCTGCTCATGTACAATTAAAACACATAATAAATGTGGAAGGCTTTTTTTCGAGATATTTCTCACTTGGGAAAAGTTACCTCCTGATAAGGTGAGATAGTTGTAACAAATGCAGTCTTTGTTGCTCCTTATGAAATAATTGAATGGCCATGATCATCATCTTTGACCACGGGCATATTGCCCAAACAAAACTCTTAACATTTGTCTTAATcagatgttgaaaaaaaattctgtcttttctttttgaagGTGCGGAcaaaagatcacatttttgaCAGCATCAGCCACTTAATTAGCCATCACCGTGACAACAACTTGCCCATAGTCTCTGCTGGAAGTGAACTGTGTCTTAAACAGCCCGTAGCAAGAAAAGAGTGAAGTTCCCAAGCTGCATTGGAGGAATAGTCTCCGTTCAAACTTGAAACTTGAAGAAGAATACAGAGAATATATTATTGTCACAAATTGCTAAAGATAACAGTGTCTTTGGAATGTGGGCATCTTTCTAGCTGCTTGTGAAGGTGGGAACAGATTTGTTTCAATTGACAAGCGATTTATAGAACTACTATTATTTTGTTGTGAtgactgaaattatatattttttgaggaCATGCATAGGTTTAATGAATAGATGTTTATTTGGTGTTTTAAACAAGAAAAAGCAACTGTTAACTGTTTAGATTATTTGCAAATTGACCTCAAGGAGGCAAAAAGAGTATTTTAGAATAACCTAATGTTCTAGTTTTGTCTATGAAGCACAGCCAGATTTACACAATTGTTGGTAAGACTTAGAGGAACTAAATATTTGAAAAGGAGTtagtatttaaatattttaggaTCTATCTTTTATTGCAGCTAGAGTAACAGTTCATTTGGTAACATTCTATCAAATCACTGTTGAATATGCTTTCACAGAGACGTGTATCTGTTTGCTTTCCGGTAGTCACAGAATTTTGGGACATCTCTACTTACTCCCCACAGTGCTGTGAATGTGGTTTTAGATAAGGTGAAATTTTCTATTCAGTACACTAATTTCTCACTGCAGTCGCATGATTTGAAAATGAACTGTTCTTGTGGTCCCTGTTTGTAGACCTTTAACCCACCGAGAGGTGCTTGTGTACACTCACAGTATTACGCTTTTCGAAACATCTCCGTATCCGGTTTGAAATCCCTCTATAACCCTTAAAGGATGTGTAGTTAATTAGGTCAGGGCTGATCTCATGTCACAGTTGATTGATCTCATGGGTTACCATGGCAGTCTGAATTGTGGACTTAAAACTGAAAGTACATTCGCCAATGAATAGCACAATCAAGCCACGCGTTTACTGTACGTGTTACCATGTTTAAGTTACAgaatttaattttgtattttttacataCTCACTCAATTCAAGGGGTTGTTTGATGTCTGATTTCATTAATGCAACTCCTTGGTTAACTGCAGTATATAGATACCTTTATAAAAATGGTctgtatgtaaaataataattacagtatacaaaataaatgcGATTTGTccatttttatgtatgttttttaggttgcatatacagtacaaactcacaaaaatatataatacatgcTCGTACTTTATTTAAGTAGGACCTATGTAATTGCACTGTAGTAAAATACATCCAGTGGAATTGGAAGCTACCTGTACTATATTACCAAGGATTGGTTATTGGGTTTACTGGAGAACAAGGGTTACTGTAGGTTTATTTAGACACGCTGTAATTCAGTTGTGTATATGAATGcataaaatgtgtttcacaCTCGCAACTGGTAGACAAGCTGCACCCACATACTACATGAACAATAGCTGCACATTGGTTACAATGACATTACATGGGTACATCTTCCAGCCAGACCTACAGTATACTCTGGCCATGTGTACTCACTGTAGAGGTAGTTCACGTGACACGCTGTGTCAAACGATGAGATAACTAAATAAAAGTTacatatacacattttattcatgCATTATATGTATGTCCTTAGCATGactacacacatactgtatttacagtTAACTGAACAAAATTCACTcaatatatttgtaaatctTATTACCGGTcaaatttgttttcaaatttGTTCATGCCTGTTGAAATAAAAGCAGGATGAGTCTCACAGTGGAGGAGCCTGGGCCATCATGCATCTATAGACAGTTATTAgaaagatatacactcagtgagcactttaataggtatttattagacttattttttagatgtattggttttctgctgctgtagcctatccacttagagttttgatgcgttgtgtgttcagagatgctcttctgcacaccactgttgtaatgtgtggtatatttgtgttactgtcaccttcctgtcagctttgaccagtctggcccttcccttctgacctctctcattaacattaacataatGATTTTgctcgcagaactgctgttcactggatgttttttgtttttcgcacctttctctgcaaacCTTAGagattgtgcatgaaaatcccaggagatcagcagtttctgagatactcaaaccaccctgtctggtaccaacaatcattccatgtcaaagtcactttgatcacatttcttccccattctgacatttggtctgaagaacagctgaacctcttgatcatgtctgcatgtttctatgaatttagttgctgccacatgattggctgattaaatatttgcattaacaagctggtgtacaggtctgcctaataaagtggtcactgagtgtatatagaagGTTTATTTGAAGCAAATTAACCCTGCATCACACTAACCATGcgctaaattattttaaatagttttgaaaatattattcTTGTATTTGACCTCCTAGCTGAAATgggaaaataattcattttgtatttttttcttcttttggagAGAAAGATTAAGCAATGTTTACAAAAAGAAGAGTCAAAGCaaagaagaaacaaaacacTAACACGTTGTTTTGGGTTTGTATGTTCGTATTCTAATTTTCCTACAAAAGAGTTGTCTTGCATGTGTTATTTTGTGTAAAACGTATTTTCAGTACTTAAACAGACTAGGAACAGAGATGTACGGTCACATGTTACTACCATATCCAATAGAAGAAAAATGTTGATCCTGATATTATGTTACCAAAACAAGTTGACAACTTACATGTttcttaaaaatacattttaaactgcACACTTGATCACCATTGTTTTGATTGTACTTGCAGTACCAACAGTGCTGCTTGCTGTCCCAGAGGGTCACATTTTCTAGCATTCTGTACACAGTTTTTGTGAAATAAGTTGTATTGAGCAATCTTCAGCACATTGATTGTTTTGATCTCAGTTCAAATTCTAATCTGTGGAACTGAATGCTTATGTTCAATCACTGCATTTTGCACTCAGACGAGGACAGAATGCAATTTGTATATACCTCACAAAAAGGAGCTGAAACAGAACACCTTTCTCCTGAATGCAGCCTTGTTGAAACAGTGTTATGAGATTAGTTAGACCTACCAGGAGAACCACATAAGATACAATTGAGCTACGTTATATGCTACTTTGATGCAAACACGGggttaaatgtttatttaacagTCCTGCAGAAGTAAATataagtaaataataaataaagagatctgcccaaatatattttgttcaaTATTCACAATGTTTCaagagtttgtttgtttttccagatGTCAAAATACTATATGGGAAAATGAGGAAACAAAATTCTGataatattcacattttattgttaAACTTTGTGTCTTTCTTTAAAGgccgtttttatttttcatacatcAGTAGGCCAATGCTGAAGGAGTATTAAAACCTTTTTGAATGGATAATAGTTTATTGAGCCACATAAGGATAGCAATGCAAACAatgtcctttctctctctctctctctttctctctctccttctctcattctctctttcctctctgtcacacacatacaaaaacacacagagagaatgTAATACAATCTAAATGTCCATCCCATTAGACAGTTTACTCGCCATTTTCTTGCAAAAAAGTTTTTATGATTTCAATCAGATCAGTACAATGGACAAATTAAGTGCCACAAAACTTTTTCTTGGACTCTTCTTCGTTGATAAAGTACAAGTCAGTTTGGCATAACATCTTTtcaacagatttattttaatttaaaaaaaaaggtttattcaTATGCGGGGAGTTAACAATTACATTGCTTTGCCAGATTTTTGTCCTTGAAAATGTGCCTTTTCATTGTACCAATGGTGTTTGTTCTTTTAACTGCAATAGCCAAACCTTTTCTGACGTTCGCCGAGGGCGTGCCCATTCATTAAAGGTTGTGCTTTGCAGTGCTAACATATTGCTGCTGAAGATTCAACAGTCCAGTCCCTTTtatcttttgaaatgtatttattctgaACTTGAACAACAGTGAGTAGAATCACACTCAAATcctttggaatgaaaaagtggTTGTTTCCTGAAGATGTTTACAGATTTAATCTTTGGTTGTATGGATTTTCATCACTCTGTAAGACTGTTGGCAATAAAACAGTGAATGTGTCTTTTTCTGTTAATTTTATTATTCAGGTACAGAAATGTCCAAAGGAGATTGACAGTGCAGACTCATTGCCCGACATGACAAATACCAAGTCTTACATACATTCTGTCAAATATGTAAAATTAAGTGGAACTGGAACTGAGTATTTACAAGAAATTAGAGTTAAACAGATACAAAGTAAATGGCCACACAATAAAGCAAGTTTGTTTACACTCAAGAACACTGCTTACATAATCCAAGTGCTACTCTGCAGAATCGTCttcattcacttcactcagagTCTGAAGAGATAGCATTCATTTATAAAGATATTTTTCCAAATTTGAAATATGCCAAATTTGACCTCCTGGAGTCTTCAGAAAAGCTTTTATATGAtccaaatgtttatttatttgggtaTTAATTGAGCATTTTGGTCACATATGCTCAAGATATGTACCCCACGCGATAGAGAGTAAATTATGTAATCAGTGAGCATGATGATTTTTTGGTCATGAAAAAAGATCTGAAATATGCAAAACTGCCTTCAGAAAGTTTTGTCCCCTATACATACAATTAAGAATTTCATaatagttatggttatggtgTTATGGTGATACTTACAGTCTCTGAGCGTTATACAGTACTAGTCACCATTGACTGCAGGAATCATAATCCTGTTTCAGCTTCAGAATGAGACTGAAGTACAGTACACTGCAATAATATTAACATTTTCCATATGCCATTTGAAATGTGTCAATTACACCAGATACAATACAGAACACTTGCATGCGAATGCCATATCGTTTACAGAATCTACATGTAGTGATTACCATGAAGGcagtactgtacaaacacatttatgaTGCATGCTTCTTGTCTTACTGTGCAAGCGTACGTTCCTCTCATATTGCTTAACCTCCTTCACTGCTTAACTGCACTTCCGGCCTCTCCAACATCCCTGTGCCACGTTTGAAATTCATTATTGCTGAACTGTACTGTTACGGATATGGCCATACTGAAGCACTTTGAAGCAGCAGacattgacacttttatagggtTACTCCAGATATTGCTATTGCTCACGAAACAAACATTCAACAGatcacttttttcttttcttttttgtttacattatttacaaataaaacaataatgcaTATTGTCAAATGCTTGTAATAGTGAGGTCCCAATCTCATCTTTTATTACTGGACGATATGCAGAGTTTACACTTGGCTTTAAAACCTCTCAAACAACACAAAGAGTCCTGCTCAAATATGTTCTTCAAGATTTGATGAATCTCATCAGGTATAATATGTACACCTTACATTTTGTGACCTGTCAAAAGCTCCAAACTGCATGCGCATAAAGTCTGAGGTGCAGTCTGATAGGACTTCTCAAATGTTTCACTGTAAACACATACCATTGTATACATTTGATAACCAATCACTAGGAGTGCcttcttgtatgtcttccactTTGGGCATGATACTAAAGCTCGATTGTGAGTGCTAAAAAGCAGTGCTGCCTTCACATGCTCCTGACAACTAACAGTGGAAAGTGCAGCAATGAGCCAATTAGCTCTcgtggataaaaaaaatattgaagtacaaaaaaaaaatcacagtatgaataaataaattattatttattataaactATTACCATCTTTATGCACAGGCAATTTAAACTTCATAGCATGCAATTATAAcaccatacagtacattttaacatttttagggGCACCGTGTATGTTTTCGGGAATAGATTTCTGCAACCATTTTCTACTGCTTGTTTCACCTCGAAAAAGGATGAAGGAAATAAATAAGTGTTTGCGCACAAACACAATTACAGATGTAATTTTGAGTGTTCCCAGATTTCCATTTTCTGCGATTGATTCAGCAGGGGCGTCTACTCTCCGGTCAACATTCTCCACCGTTCAGAGACGCCAACATTTGAGGCGAGGTTGGCACTGCCGTCTCCGGGTTCCCCGGACCCACCGGCCTCTGCCCGCGGCTGCTGCTGGAtttgctcctgctgtgttccagggcGGGTCGGACGGCCTTGGTCCTGACCAGGCAGCTGCACACCAGGCCGAAGAACGCCCGGCGCATCTCCTTGCTGGCCAGAGTGTAGATGACCGGGTTCATGGCGGAATTCAGCACGGCCAGGATGAGAAACCACTCGGCCTTGTAGAGGACCGGGCACTGTCTGTGTCCGCACGCCACGTCGATCAGCAGCAGGACGAATATCGGCGCCCAGCAGGCGATGAAGGCCCCGACCACGATGGCGACGGTGCGGAGCAGGGCCATGGACCGCTCCGAGTTGCTGTGCTTGGTGACCTTGCGGCTGCTGGACTTCACCAGCGCGTAGATGCGGGCGTACAGAATGGCGATGGAGAGCAGCAGAGCGATGAAGATGGTGATGCAGAACGCCACGTACTTCTTGCTGTACAGAGGTAGTACGGTGGAGCAGTCCGGCAGGTTGCCCAGGCAGTTCCACCCGAGGATTGGCAAAGCTCCCAATGAAATGGCAACCAGCCAACAAGTGCCGATGAGCAGAAACACCCTGTATTTCTTATTTGCATCGTAAGGCCTCATTTTAACCATGGTCATGTGTCTCTCGATGGCAATTGCGAGTAGACTGAAGGTGGACGCGGCTAATGCCACAAACATGCTCCCTTCACGCACAAACCATGCGACTGGAGACAAGCTGAGTGTCCTCTCGCCTGACATGAGTAAGTTGACTGCATAGGCCACTCCGGCCAGCAAGTCACAGAGCGCCAGGTTCCCAATGAAGAAATACATGCGGTTGTGGAACCTGTGGTTTTTCCATATTGCCACCAGCACCATCAAGTTCTCTAAGACAATGCAGCAGCATACCACTAGGAAGACCACAGTTTTAGCGTCTATAGTACCACTCCTGTTATCCTTTCGGTTGTCAAGCTTCCCCGTGTAGTTATAGTGGATATAGATCTTGTTGCTCATCTTTCAGAATAGTTCAGTGTatttcctgcagggggcagcacagtAGCGGGAAGCCGCTGCTATTAGTAAGGCACCGCCAGGCTCTGATGTCCTTACGACCTACGGTTTTCCTTTTGtctggagggcactgtggtgcTGCCGAAAGttcactggaaaaaaagaaaagtcattACACGGaaagcaaaaac from Conger conger chromosome 12, fConCon1.1, whole genome shotgun sequence includes the following:
- the LOC133141598 gene encoding sphingosine 1-phosphate receptor 3, yielding MSNKIYIHYNYTGKLDNRKDNRSGTIDAKTVVFLVVCCCIVLENLMVLVAIWKNHRFHNRMYFFIGNLALCDLLAGVAYAVNLLMSGERTLSLSPVAWFVREGSMFVALAASTFSLLAIAIERHMTMVKMRPYDANKKYRVFLLIGTCWLVAISLGALPILGWNCLGNLPDCSTVLPLYSKKYVAFCITIFIALLLSIAILYARIYALVKSSSRKVTKHSNSERSMALLRTVAIVVGAFIACWAPIFVLLLIDVACGHRQCPVLYKAEWFLILAVLNSAMNPVIYTLASKEMRRAFFGLVCSCLVRTKAVRPALEHSRSKSSSSRGQRPVGPGNPETAVPTSPQMLASLNGGEC